A genomic segment from Coleofasciculus sp. FACHB-T130 encodes:
- a CDS encoding CoA-acylating methylmalonate-semialdehyde dehydrogenase, whose protein sequence is MQKKPLEGEISVSFRNPLPNYINGEWCASRATEYLDVVNPATAEVLTQVPLSPASDVEAAAVAAAAAYPNWRRIPATERVQYLFKLKFLLEEHLDELSRIVTLECGKTFAESKAELQRAIENVEVACGIPLLMQGYNLEDVARGIDEMMIRQPVGVTAIIAPFNFPGMIPFWFLPYAIACGNTTILKPSEKVPLTMQKVFELLGKTGLPKGVVNLVNGAKEVVDAILEHPTIRAISFVGSSPVAQYVYSKAAVFGKRVQCQGGAKNPIIVLPDADMEMTTRITADSAFGCAGQRCLAASVAVTVGEARHTFTEAIANAAKTRVVGYGLDEKVQMGPVITRQSQARIEQLIQQGADEGATVLVDGRSAKIPGYEQGNFVRPTILQNVNPKSELARTEIFGPVLGVMHLETIEDAIALVNSGQWGNMACLFTSSGAAARQFRYEAEAGNIGINIGVAAPMAFFPFSGWKDSFYGDLHGQGKDAVQFFTQTKVVVERWPKTWSRQF, encoded by the coding sequence ATGCAGAAAAAACCTTTGGAAGGAGAAATCTCTGTGTCCTTCAGAAACCCCTTACCCAACTACATTAACGGCGAGTGGTGTGCTTCCCGCGCCACCGAATACCTGGATGTGGTGAATCCCGCTACTGCCGAAGTCTTAACCCAGGTTCCCTTGTCACCTGCAAGCGATGTCGAGGCTGCTGCTGTTGCGGCTGCGGCTGCCTATCCGAACTGGCGACGCATCCCGGCAACGGAACGAGTGCAATATCTATTTAAATTGAAATTTCTGTTAGAAGAACATTTAGATGAATTATCTCGCATTGTTACGCTGGAATGCGGGAAGACGTTTGCTGAGTCAAAAGCAGAGTTACAACGGGCAATTGAGAATGTAGAAGTCGCTTGTGGGATTCCCCTGTTGATGCAGGGTTATAACTTGGAGGATGTTGCTCGTGGGATTGACGAAATGATGATTCGTCAACCCGTGGGAGTGACCGCAATCATCGCGCCGTTTAATTTTCCTGGGATGATTCCCTTCTGGTTTTTGCCCTATGCGATCGCTTGTGGCAATACAACCATTCTTAAGCCTTCTGAAAAAGTCCCTTTGACGATGCAAAAGGTCTTTGAATTACTAGGAAAGACAGGATTGCCCAAAGGCGTCGTCAATTTGGTGAATGGGGCGAAGGAAGTAGTCGATGCAATCTTAGAACATCCCACAATCCGCGCCATTAGTTTTGTCGGTTCTTCACCCGTTGCCCAATATGTCTACAGTAAAGCCGCCGTCTTTGGGAAACGAGTGCAATGTCAGGGAGGCGCGAAAAATCCCATCATTGTCCTGCCAGATGCGGATATGGAAATGACGACTCGAATTACCGCCGATAGTGCTTTTGGCTGTGCTGGACAGCGCTGTTTAGCGGCTTCTGTGGCTGTGACGGTGGGAGAAGCACGGCACACTTTTACCGAAGCGATCGCAAATGCGGCAAAAACACGAGTCGTTGGCTATGGCTTGGATGAGAAAGTGCAAATGGGTCCCGTAATTACCCGTCAAAGTCAAGCGCGAATTGAGCAATTAATTCAACAAGGAGCTGACGAAGGTGCGACGGTATTAGTAGACGGACGCAGCGCTAAGATTCCCGGTTACGAACAGGGAAACTTTGTCCGACCGACAATCTTGCAAAATGTCAACCCAAAAAGCGAATTAGCTCGTACAGAAATCTTTGGCCCGGTGTTAGGAGTGATGCATCTAGAGACGATTGAGGATGCGATCGCTTTAGTCAATAGCGGTCAGTGGGGAAATATGGCTTGTTTATTTACTAGCAGTGGTGCGGCGGCGCGGCAGTTTCGGTATGAGGCAGAAGCGGGCAATATTGGCATTAATATAGGAGTCGCTGCACCGATGGCGTTCTTTCCGTTTAGTGGTTGGAAAGACAGCTTCTACGGCGATTTACACGGTCAAGGGAAAGACGCTGTGCAGTTCTTTACCCAAACAAAAGTTGTAGTAGAACGCTGGCCTAAAACCTGGTCGCGTCAGTTTTAG
- a CDS encoding tryptophan-rich sensory protein, producing the protein MKSVNQRFDSDFLRSVANFIAILAAFAINVYANVAPPNGLTIGEISNRFFSDVPIIPANYAFAIWGVIYLGLISFGVYQVLPAQRQNPYLRREGYFLVLASIAQIAWVFLFEYQLFTLSVVAMLFILLPLIGLYLRLGIGLERVSRAQKWFVHIPLSIYLGWISVATIVNVASTLDYLGWNGWGISPQIWTVILLVVAAAIAATITLKRADIAYPSVIIWAFVAIAVRQANQPLIAVTAVVLAIALGLLILWRQLRRPNVAI; encoded by the coding sequence ATGAAATCTGTCAATCAGCGCTTCGACTCAGATTTCCTCCGGTCAGTTGCAAATTTCATCGCTATTCTTGCTGCATTTGCGATTAATGTCTATGCAAATGTGGCTCCTCCCAATGGATTGACAATTGGGGAAATTTCTAATCGCTTCTTCAGTGATGTCCCCATTATCCCCGCCAACTATGCTTTTGCGATTTGGGGAGTCATTTATTTAGGTTTGATTAGTTTTGGAGTCTATCAAGTTCTACCCGCGCAAAGACAAAATCCCTATCTGCGTCGGGAAGGGTATTTTTTAGTATTAGCGAGTATTGCACAAATTGCCTGGGTGTTTCTGTTCGAGTACCAACTGTTTACACTCTCAGTTGTGGCAATGCTGTTCATATTACTGCCCCTGATTGGGCTTTATCTGCGGTTGGGGATTGGATTAGAAAGAGTTTCAAGGGCACAAAAATGGTTCGTTCACATTCCCTTGAGCATCTATCTAGGCTGGATTAGTGTTGCGACGATTGTGAATGTGGCAAGTACGCTTGACTATTTGGGTTGGAATGGTTGGGGCATCAGTCCTCAAATATGGACGGTAATTCTGCTGGTTGTAGCGGCAGCGATCGCTGCGACGATTACCCTAAAACGGGCGGATATTGCCTATCCCTCCGTCATTATCTGGGCATTTGTGGCGATCGCGGTTCGTCAAGCCAATCAACCTTTGATTGCTGTGACCGCGGTTGTACTCGCGATCGCGTTAGGGTTATTAATTTTATGGCGTCAACTGCGCCGTCCTAATGTGGCGATTTAA
- the msrA gene encoding peptide-methionine (S)-S-oxide reductase MsrA — MALFGFGKKQSLPTIEQALPGRAEPMQVPATHYVNGNPLKPPFPDGMEMAMFGLGCFWGAERIFWKQPGVFTTAVGYAAGVTPNPTYHEVCTGMTGHNEVVFVVFDPKEISYETLLKLFWESHNPTQGMRQGNDVGTQYRSGIYAYSDSQKKLAEASRDAYQQALKASGYGEISTEILDAPEFYYAEAYHQQYLAKNPNGYCGLGGTNVTCPVMTNA; from the coding sequence ATGGCGCTATTCGGATTTGGTAAAAAGCAAAGTCTGCCCACGATCGAGCAAGCATTGCCGGGACGGGCAGAACCCATGCAAGTCCCCGCTACTCACTACGTAAACGGTAATCCGCTGAAACCTCCTTTTCCCGATGGGATGGAGATGGCGATGTTTGGCTTGGGGTGTTTCTGGGGAGCAGAGCGCATATTCTGGAAGCAACCTGGAGTTTTCACCACCGCAGTTGGCTATGCAGCAGGAGTCACGCCAAACCCTACTTATCATGAGGTTTGTACGGGCATGACGGGACACAATGAAGTAGTTTTCGTTGTGTTTGACCCGAAAGAAATTAGTTACGAAACACTGCTGAAACTCTTCTGGGAAAGCCACAATCCTACCCAAGGAATGCGTCAAGGCAATGATGTCGGCACCCAATACCGTTCCGGAATTTATGCGTATTCAGACAGCCAGAAGAAGCTGGCTGAAGCATCCAGAGATGCTTATCAGCAAGCCCTGAAAGCCTCCGGGTATGGGGAGATTTCCACTGAGATTCTGGATGCTCCTGAGTTCTATTACGCAGAAGCCTATCATCAGCAGTACCTCGCCAAAAACCCAAATGGGTATTGTGGACTAGGCGGGACGAACGTTACTTGTCCTGTAATGACGAACGCTTGA
- a CDS encoding ATP-binding sensor histidine kinase — protein sequence MTPLVQQFPKLSGYTLVEQLYLGSRTAVYRGVQRLQQCPVVIKTLRHEYPSFSELVQFRNQYAIAKNLDIPGIVQPMSLEPYAHGYALVMEDIGGISLRHYIQTSPLTVEQFWPIALQIVDVLHQLYQQRIIHKDIKPANILIQPETGQIKLIDFSIASLLPRETQEIQNPNILEGTLAYISPEQTGRMNRGIDYRSDFYSLGITFFELLTGQLPFPADEPMEMVHAHIAKQPLSVCDLNPDLPILLGEILRKLMAKNAEERYQSALGLKHDLMRCQQEYGVANKHAWFNLGERDISDRFLIPEKLYGREQEVQTLLDAFGRVANGASELMLVAGFSGIGKTAVVNEVHKPIVRWHGYFIKGKYDQFNRNLPFSAFVQAFRDLMGQLLSNDDVQLQESKAKILAAVGDNGQVLIEVIPELEQVLGSQPPVPELSGSAAQNRFNLLFQKFITVFTTPEHPLVIFLDDLQWADSASLNLLKLLLTERDAYGGKQRGYLFIIGAYRDNEVFPTHPLMLMLDEVKKAETPIHTLTLEPLSQADVNQLTADTLSCSIELAQPLTELVCQKTKGNPFFLTQFLKALHEDGYISFDSQAGHWQCDLATVKLLALTDDVVEFMALQLQKLPAATQTALKLAACIGAQFDLATLAIVNERSPEDTAIDLWKALQEGVILPIAEVYKFYQPSPLQVAEVNQSATFNCSYRFLHDRVQQAAYSLIPNEQKQTTHYQIGQLLLQQVSPAAREERIFEIVNQLNYGTTLVEAQQERDELAQLNLMACRKARLATAYQAAREYATVGLQLLGTDAWHRQYEMTLSLHDLAAEVAFLVGDFEQMDRWIEAVIHHAKTPLEQVQVYQVKIQALVARNQFVEAIAIGQSVFQMLGVNLPDETTLEDIRLLKQEIDALIGDRAIESFLHLPPMSDPQQLAIMQNAARLTPVCYMSGTKLYFLVVALQVKLSIQFGNSPVSPYCYAGYAFQLRILWGDMTKVPQFGQLGYQLASEPDAKNIRAATALLMGGYVGHWTIHLRETLAILLEGYQAGLETGNLEFMGYDAQLYCFNAYWCGQPLAELEPQIRAYYQQLCDLHQVTAANCVLAYWQAAQILLGESEEEILLRQDAYEEQVLDEAKVDFYRLSFFYLYRFTLNYWLEDFARAEHDATQTRQYLAGGMGSTVEPILYFYDSLTVLATPPESMLESEPRWQRMQENQAKLKEWADYGPMNYLHKYHLVEAEKHRVLDRKTEAIELYDLAIAGAKANGYPQEAALANELAAKFYLAWNKERIAQAYIIEAYYGYARWGAKAKLADLETRYPQLLAPILQQTQTLFSIDETVFATGTVTATNTSSTSISDSLDLLAILKASQTLSSEIELEQLIGTLLLTVIQTSGATQCALMLSEEQNLTVQAKAELTGSGQIETQILHPAQSLVDSGIVPISLVTKVKRNLQSAVIPNAVQEPLLIGDVYIQNQQPKSLLCSPILQQGKLLGMVYLENNLATGAFTRDRVKLLNLLCAQAAISLENARLYRQAQAYAQQLEESQLQIVQNEKMATLGNLVAGVAHEINNPVGFLNGSINNAKDYVKDLREYLDTYQQHQPPTGLVAELAQEIDLEFLLEDLPKLIDSMQGATDRIKGISTSLRTFSRADTEHKVSAKLHEGLDSTLLILKYRLNANENRPAIKVIRNYGEIPEIDCFPGQLNQVFMNILANAIDMFDEMAQQTTFEKLEHHPQQIAIQTALLPEQNTVEIRINDNGKGMNEEVKTKIFDHLFTTKEVGKGTGLGLAIARQIVLEKHDGRLEVQSELGQGTEFSIFLPVRG from the coding sequence ATGACTCCTCTAGTACAGCAATTCCCAAAACTTTCTGGCTATACCTTGGTTGAGCAACTGTATCTAGGTTCTAGGACAGCTGTCTATCGAGGAGTGCAAAGGTTACAGCAATGTCCGGTGGTGATTAAGACACTGCGGCACGAATATCCTAGCTTCAGCGAATTGGTGCAGTTTCGCAATCAGTATGCGATCGCAAAAAATCTCGACATTCCAGGCATTGTCCAACCGATGAGTCTAGAACCCTATGCTCATGGCTATGCCTTGGTGATGGAAGACATTGGTGGCATCTCTCTACGTCATTACATCCAGACTTCCCCGCTGACGGTTGAACAATTCTGGCCAATTGCTCTGCAAATTGTGGATGTCCTCCACCAGCTCTATCAGCAACGAATTATTCACAAAGACATTAAACCCGCCAACATTCTGATTCAACCCGAAACTGGGCAGATTAAGCTGATTGACTTTAGCATTGCTTCCCTGTTACCCCGCGAAACCCAAGAAATTCAAAATCCCAACATTCTAGAAGGCACCCTAGCCTATATCTCACCAGAACAAACCGGGCGGATGAACCGGGGGATTGACTATCGCAGCGATTTCTATTCTTTGGGAATTACCTTTTTTGAACTGCTCACAGGACAGTTACCGTTCCCAGCTGACGAGCCAATGGAAATGGTTCATGCCCATATAGCGAAGCAACCCCTCTCTGTCTGCGATCTCAACCCAGATTTGCCCATCCTGCTCGGTGAAATCCTTCGCAAACTGATGGCTAAGAATGCGGAAGAGCGCTATCAAAGTGCCCTCGGTCTTAAGCACGATCTAATGAGATGCCAGCAAGAGTATGGTGTTGCGAACAAACACGCCTGGTTTAACTTAGGTGAACGGGATATCAGCGATCGCTTTTTGATCCCCGAAAAACTTTACGGACGAGAACAAGAAGTTCAAACCTTGCTCGATGCATTCGGTCGAGTTGCCAACGGAGCCTCCGAACTGATGCTGGTAGCCGGTTTTTCCGGCATTGGCAAAACCGCCGTCGTCAATGAAGTGCATAAGCCGATTGTGCGTTGGCATGGCTATTTCATCAAAGGTAAATACGACCAGTTCAACCGCAATCTTCCCTTTAGCGCCTTTGTCCAAGCCTTCCGCGACCTGATGGGTCAACTGCTGAGCAATGATGACGTGCAGTTGCAAGAGTCGAAAGCGAAGATCCTGGCAGCAGTGGGTGACAATGGTCAGGTGCTGATCGAGGTAATTCCTGAACTCGAACAGGTACTTGGCTCGCAACCCCCTGTACCCGAACTCTCTGGTAGCGCCGCTCAGAACCGTTTCAATCTGCTGTTCCAGAAGTTCATCACCGTGTTCACCACCCCAGAGCATCCACTGGTCATTTTCCTGGATGACTTGCAGTGGGCTGATTCGGCCTCTCTGAACCTGCTCAAACTCCTGCTAACCGAGCGCGATGCCTACGGCGGCAAGCAACGCGGTTATCTGTTCATCATCGGAGCCTATCGGGATAACGAAGTGTTCCCGACTCACCCCTTGATGCTGATGCTCGATGAGGTCAAAAAAGCTGAAACCCCGATCCATACCCTCACCCTGGAACCCCTGAGCCAAGCGGATGTGAATCAGTTAACGGCAGATACGCTGAGTTGCTCGATTGAATTAGCTCAGCCATTGACAGAGTTGGTCTGTCAAAAAACCAAGGGAAATCCCTTCTTCCTCACCCAATTTCTCAAAGCCCTGCATGAGGACGGCTATATTTCGTTTGATTCCCAGGCAGGACATTGGCAGTGCGACTTAGCAACGGTGAAGTTACTCGCGCTCACGGATGATGTCGTTGAGTTCATGGCACTTCAGTTGCAAAAATTACCTGCTGCAACCCAGACTGCTTTGAAGCTGGCAGCTTGCATTGGCGCTCAGTTCGATTTGGCAACCTTGGCGATTGTCAATGAGCGATCGCCCGAAGATACCGCCATCGACCTCTGGAAAGCCTTGCAAGAAGGCGTGATTTTACCGATTGCCGAGGTCTATAAGTTTTATCAGCCGTCACCACTTCAGGTGGCAGAAGTCAACCAGTCAGCAACCTTTAACTGTTCTTATCGCTTTCTCCACGACCGCGTTCAGCAAGCTGCCTATTCTCTCATCCCTAACGAGCAAAAACAGACGACTCATTACCAAATCGGACAACTGTTGCTGCAACAAGTTTCCCCAGCCGCCAGAGAAGAACGCATTTTTGAAATCGTCAATCAGTTGAACTATGGCACGACGCTGGTTGAGGCACAACAGGAACGGGACGAACTCGCCCAACTCAACCTCATGGCTTGCCGCAAGGCCAGACTGGCAACCGCCTATCAAGCCGCCCGCGAATATGCCACCGTAGGGCTGCAACTGCTAGGAACAGATGCTTGGCACCGGCAGTATGAAATGACCCTATCCTTGCACGACTTAGCTGCCGAGGTTGCTTTCTTGGTGGGCGATTTTGAGCAGATGGATCGGTGGATTGAAGCGGTAATTCATCATGCGAAAACGCCTTTAGAACAGGTGCAAGTCTATCAAGTCAAAATCCAGGCATTAGTCGCCCGCAATCAATTTGTGGAAGCGATCGCGATCGGTCAATCGGTCTTCCAAATGTTGGGCGTGAACCTGCCAGACGAAACAACGCTAGAGGATATTCGGCTCCTGAAGCAGGAAATTGATGCCTTAATTGGCGATCGCGCCATTGAGTCATTTCTTCATCTGCCCCCCATGAGCGATCCTCAGCAGCTCGCGATTATGCAAAATGCAGCGCGACTGACCCCCGTCTGCTATATGTCCGGCACAAAGCTTTATTTTCTGGTCGTAGCCCTCCAGGTTAAATTATCAATTCAGTTTGGCAATAGTCCGGTTTCCCCTTACTGCTACGCGGGTTACGCCTTTCAACTGAGGATATTGTGGGGAGACATGACCAAGGTGCCTCAGTTTGGGCAATTAGGATACCAACTCGCCTCAGAGCCAGATGCCAAAAATATTCGAGCCGCAACAGCCCTGTTAATGGGGGGATATGTGGGTCACTGGACGATCCATCTGCGAGAAACGTTGGCTATTCTGCTGGAAGGCTATCAAGCTGGATTGGAAACTGGCAATCTAGAATTTATGGGCTACGATGCCCAGTTGTACTGCTTCAATGCTTATTGGTGCGGTCAACCGCTCGCTGAACTCGAACCTCAAATTCGCGCCTATTACCAACAGTTGTGCGACCTCCACCAAGTCACGGCAGCAAACTGTGTTTTGGCTTACTGGCAAGCGGCTCAAATTCTTTTGGGTGAGTCAGAGGAAGAGATTCTCCTACGCCAGGATGCCTATGAAGAACAAGTTCTGGATGAGGCAAAAGTCGATTTTTATCGACTATCTTTCTTTTACCTGTATCGATTCACATTGAATTACTGGCTGGAAGACTTTGCCAGAGCGGAACACGATGCCACTCAAACCCGACAGTATTTAGCCGGAGGGATGGGAAGTACCGTTGAACCGATCTTATATTTCTATGATTCTCTGACCGTGCTGGCGACTCCCCCGGAATCGATGTTGGAGTCAGAACCTAGATGGCAGCGAATGCAAGAAAATCAAGCCAAGCTAAAAGAGTGGGCAGATTATGGCCCCATGAATTACTTGCACAAATATCATCTAGTAGAAGCTGAAAAACATCGCGTTCTCGATCGCAAAACGGAAGCGATAGAACTGTATGACCTAGCGATCGCCGGTGCCAAAGCCAATGGCTACCCTCAGGAAGCAGCTCTTGCCAATGAACTGGCGGCAAAATTCTACCTGGCTTGGAACAAAGAGCGGATCGCCCAAGCTTATATAATTGAAGCCTATTATGGCTATGCTCGCTGGGGGGCGAAAGCCAAACTCGCCGACTTAGAAACTCGCTATCCTCAACTGCTGGCTCCCATCCTCCAACAAACGCAGACACTATTCTCTATCGACGAAACCGTATTTGCCACTGGAACTGTCACCGCTACGAATACTTCTTCCACCAGTATTTCTGATTCCCTGGATCTGCTTGCCATCCTCAAAGCTTCCCAAACTCTTTCTAGTGAAATTGAGCTTGAGCAGTTAATTGGTACTCTTTTACTTACGGTAATACAAACCTCAGGGGCGACGCAGTGCGCTTTGATGTTGAGTGAGGAACAAAATCTCACGGTTCAGGCTAAGGCAGAGCTTACGGGATCGGGTCAAATCGAAACGCAGATTCTGCATCCGGCGCAGTCGCTTGTCGATAGCGGTATAGTGCCCATCAGTCTGGTCACAAAAGTCAAACGCAACTTGCAGTCTGCCGTGATTCCCAACGCCGTGCAAGAGCCGCTATTGATCGGTGATGTGTATATTCAAAACCAACAGCCCAAGAGTCTGCTGTGCAGCCCCATTCTGCAACAAGGCAAGTTGCTGGGTATGGTCTATCTGGAAAATAATCTGGCAACAGGAGCCTTTACCCGCGATCGCGTTAAGTTGCTGAATCTGCTCTGTGCCCAAGCTGCGATTTCCCTGGAGAATGCTCGCCTCTATCGGCAAGCCCAAGCCTATGCTCAACAGCTAGAAGAATCTCAGCTTCAGATTGTCCAAAACGAAAAAATGGCGACTTTGGGTAACTTGGTGGCAGGAGTTGCTCACGAAATTAATAACCCAGTCGGCTTCCTCAACGGCAGTATTAATAATGCCAAAGATTATGTAAAAGACCTGCGTGAGTATTTAGACACCTACCAGCAGCACCAGCCGCCTACTGGTTTGGTAGCTGAATTGGCCCAAGAAATTGACCTAGAGTTTCTATTGGAGGATTTACCCAAGTTAATTGACTCAATGCAAGGAGCGACCGATCGCATCAAAGGCATCAGCACCAGTCTGCGTACCTTCTCTCGTGCCGATACGGAACACAAAGTTAGCGCCAAGCTGCACGAAGGGTTAGATAGTACGCTGTTAATTCTCAAGTATCGACTCAACGCGAATGAAAATCGGCCTGCCATTAAAGTTATCCGAAACTACGGTGAAATCCCTGAAATTGATTGCTTCCCCGGTCAGCTTAACCAGGTGTTTATGAACATTTTGGCTAATGCGATTGATATGTTCGATGAAATGGCACAGCAAACAACCTTTGAAAAATTAGAACATCATCCCCAACAGATCGCGATTCAAACTGCATTATTACCAGAACAAAATACGGTTGAAATTCGCATTAATGATAATGGTAAAGGCATGAATGAGGAAGTTAAAACTAAGATTTTCGATCATTTGTTTACCACTAAAGAGGTTGGCAAGGGAACGGGGTTAGGCTTAGCGATTGCTCGTCAGATTGTGCTAGAGAAACATGATGGTCGGCTGGAAGTCCAGTCGGAGTTAGGGCAAGGCACTGAGTTTTCCATCTTCCTCCCGGTTCGGGGTTAA
- a CDS encoding pentapeptide repeat-containing protein codes for MSDLDRYYKVLGLEPGASLDEVNQAYRDLAFIWHPDRIPKDNPRLQQKAQEKLKEINQARDRLRSVRPGEKNRNPEPPARDRAHPPSSYYQSSYSYQSPPQSPPQSPPQSHHQAPKQQSDLSGANLSGANLKEKDLSGRNLSNANLSNANLSDAFLHKVNLQGANLEKANLFRANLLQAKLNNANLREANLIGADLSGADLRGADLRGAKVGSQDRVLVKLTGANLAGAILPDGSIHG; via the coding sequence ATCGATACTACAAAGTGCTGGGATTAGAGCCTGGAGCCTCACTTGATGAAGTGAACCAGGCTTATAGGGATTTGGCTTTTATTTGGCACCCCGATCGCATCCCAAAAGATAATCCTCGGTTACAGCAAAAGGCTCAAGAAAAGCTGAAAGAGATTAATCAGGCACGCGATCGCTTGCGCTCAGTTCGACCCGGCGAAAAGAACCGAAATCCCGAACCTCCGGCACGCGATCGCGCTCATCCACCGAGTTCTTATTATCAATCTAGTTACTCCTATCAATCACCGCCTCAATCTCCCCCTCAATCTCCCCCTCAATCTCACCATCAGGCTCCTAAGCAGCAGTCCGACTTGAGCGGAGCCAACTTGAGCGGAGCTAATCTCAAAGAAAAGGACTTGTCTGGAAGAAATTTGAGCAATGCCAACCTCAGCAACGCCAACTTAAGCGATGCCTTCCTGCATAAAGTGAATCTTCAGGGAGCCAACCTGGAAAAAGCGAATCTTTTTAGAGCCAACCTGTTGCAAGCGAAGCTAAACAACGCTAACTTGCGAGAAGCTAACTTAATTGGAGCCGACCTCAGTGGAGCCGATTTGAGGGGAGCCGATTTGAGGGGAGCTAAGGTTGGGTCGCAAGACCGAGTCCTGGTTAAACTGACTGGAGCGAACTTAGCAGGAGCAATCCTACCCGATGGCAGCATCCACGGTTAG